The following proteins come from a genomic window of Nicotiana tomentosiformis chromosome 12, ASM39032v3, whole genome shotgun sequence:
- the LOC104092756 gene encoding protein TIFY 10b-like isoform X1, translating to MSNNMQTCNLLSQYLKGKATLKDLMNLGINGEGEIPGKTDIPQVTETATMDFLTNIEEQSTKTMGQDKKLIDHVPRNATRNSFREMEVSINKASNSSKETQKELKAAQLSIFYGGKVIVFDDFPADKARAMMLLASKGSPQNSCAVFQTANIDKTGPLKLGSNSAANNFDLPIARRSSLHRFLGRRKDRDTARAPYQVQNPLPSSSKNKESTSMIRDQSFDLNFTL from the exons ATGTCAAATAACATGCAGACTTGTAATTTGTTGAGTCAGTATCTCAAAGGAAAGGCTACACTTAAAGATCTCATGAATCTTGGAATCAATGGCGAGGGAGAAATCCCAG GAAAAACTGATATACCTCAGGTAACAGAAACGGCAACCATGGATTTTTTGACAAACATAGAAGAGCAATCAACTAAGACAATGGGCCAAGACAAGAAATTAATAGATCATGTTCCTCGAAATGCAACAAGAAATTCTTTTAGAGAAATGGAAGTGTCCATAAATAAAGCCAGCAACAGTAG tAAAGAGACACAAAAGGAGTTAAAGGCAGCGCAGTTGTCTATATTCTATGGTGGTAAAGTAATAGTATTTGATGATTTCCCAGCTGATAAAGCCAGAGCAATGATGTTATTAGCTAGCAAAGGAAGCCCTCAGAATTCTTGTGCTGTTTTTCAGACGGCTAACATTGACAAAACTGGTCCTCTTAAGCTCGGCTCTAATTCTGCTGCTAACAACTTTG ATTTACCTATTGCAAGAAGATCTTCACTTCATAGGTTCCTTGGCAGGAGGAAAGATAG AGACACGGCTAGAGCGCCATACCAAGTGCAGAATCCATTGCCATCATCTTCAAAGAATAAGGAATCAACTTCCATGATTCGTGATCAGAGCTTTGATCTCAACTTCACGTTATAG
- the LOC104092756 gene encoding protein TIFY 10b-like isoform X2 — protein sequence MSNNMQTCNLLSQYLKGKATLKDLMNLGINGEGEIPETATMDFLTNIEEQSTKTMGQDKKLIDHVPRNATRNSFREMEVSINKASNSSKETQKELKAAQLSIFYGGKVIVFDDFPADKARAMMLLASKGSPQNSCAVFQTANIDKTGPLKLGSNSAANNFDLPIARRSSLHRFLGRRKDRDTARAPYQVQNPLPSSSKNKESTSMIRDQSFDLNFTL from the exons ATGTCAAATAACATGCAGACTTGTAATTTGTTGAGTCAGTATCTCAAAGGAAAGGCTACACTTAAAGATCTCATGAATCTTGGAATCAATGGCGAGGGAGAAATCCCAG AAACGGCAACCATGGATTTTTTGACAAACATAGAAGAGCAATCAACTAAGACAATGGGCCAAGACAAGAAATTAATAGATCATGTTCCTCGAAATGCAACAAGAAATTCTTTTAGAGAAATGGAAGTGTCCATAAATAAAGCCAGCAACAGTAG tAAAGAGACACAAAAGGAGTTAAAGGCAGCGCAGTTGTCTATATTCTATGGTGGTAAAGTAATAGTATTTGATGATTTCCCAGCTGATAAAGCCAGAGCAATGATGTTATTAGCTAGCAAAGGAAGCCCTCAGAATTCTTGTGCTGTTTTTCAGACGGCTAACATTGACAAAACTGGTCCTCTTAAGCTCGGCTCTAATTCTGCTGCTAACAACTTTG ATTTACCTATTGCAAGAAGATCTTCACTTCATAGGTTCCTTGGCAGGAGGAAAGATAG AGACACGGCTAGAGCGCCATACCAAGTGCAGAATCCATTGCCATCATCTTCAAAGAATAAGGAATCAACTTCCATGATTCGTGATCAGAGCTTTGATCTCAACTTCACGTTATAG